A genomic window from Deltaproteobacteria bacterium includes:
- a CDS encoding ABC transporter ATP-binding protein: MITLANLKKQYGRFWAVDGINLSVAAGEIFGFIGPNGAGKTTTIRIMGGVLAPTAGTVLIDGIDMAREPEKAKIRIGFIPDRPFLYEKLTGWEFMRFSADLYGMQDDRIRAEAMELLQMFSLRDWADGLIESYSHGMKQRLIIAAALLHDPSVIIVDEPMVGLDPTGIRMVKDLLLSKAREGKTIFMSTHSLGVAEDICDRIGIINRGAVIAMGTTNDLQKTAGFEDADLEAVFLKLTEEQIPA, encoded by the coding sequence ATGATAACATTGGCAAATCTCAAAAAGCAGTATGGCCGTTTCTGGGCCGTGGACGGCATCAACCTCTCTGTCGCTGCCGGGGAGATATTCGGTTTTATCGGTCCCAACGGCGCCGGCAAAACAACGACTATCCGCATCATGGGAGGGGTTCTGGCGCCGACGGCAGGAACGGTCCTGATTGACGGGATTGATATGGCCAGGGAGCCGGAAAAAGCAAAGATAAGGATCGGCTTTATCCCCGACCGGCCCTTTCTCTACGAAAAATTGACGGGTTGGGAGTTCATGAGGTTTTCTGCTGATCTGTACGGTATGCAAGACGATAGAATCCGCGCCGAGGCGATGGAACTTTTACAGATGTTTTCCCTGCGGGACTGGGCGGATGGGCTGATAGAAAGCTATTCCCACGGCATGAAGCAACGCCTGATCATTGCCGCGGCCCTGCTGCATGACCCCAGCGTGATTATCGTTGATGAGCCGATGGTTGGCCTGGACCCCACGGGCATCAGAATGGTGAAGGACCTGCTGCTAAGCAAGGCCCGGGAAGGCAAAACGATCTTCATGTCCACGCACAGTCTGGGGGTTGCCGAAGACATCTGCGACCGCATCGGCATTATTAATCGCGGCGCTGTAATTGCAATGGGAACAACAAACGATCTCCAGAAGACGGCCGGCTTTGAGGATGCGGATTTGGAGGCGGTCTTTCTGAAGCTTACGGAGGAACAAATTCCGGCATGA